A genome region from Acinetobacter lwoffii includes the following:
- a CDS encoding GspE/PulE family protein: MKFDFEMDTAWCLDQLFKDGKISERDRMLVQTTHRQREQLKWHPLKWIANFNLVDQSHPQTTLTLNRLCQWLAEKTGLMFYIIDPLKADVQALTHVMSQEYSLRNRILAVEIQADKVLIATDQPYKTEWISNLEQNIAPKKIQRVLLNPEQLQRYITEYYQVSRAVSGSQKSSAYDRENKGVEALLQLGDSQNPDANDQHIVKLVDWVLQFAFEQGASDIHMEPRKDTGKIRFRIDGVLHTIYNMPANTLTAVISRIKILGRMNVAEKRKPQDGRLKTRTPKGQETELRLSTLPTAFGEKLVMRIFDPEVLVRSFQQLGFEGHLLNDWNNLTSHSHGIILVTGPTGSGKTTTLYSTLKQLATEQVNVCTIEDPIEMLEPSFNQMQVNNGIDLGFADGVRALMRQDPDIIMVGEIRDQDTANMAIQAALTGHLVLSTLHTNDAPSSLTRLHDLGVQPFLTAATILGVLAQRLVRKLCPHCKQESFLNEQEWQHLAADYPLPRPEFVFKAVGCEECRHTGYKGRIGIYEFMPLSLTTKQLIGADANLNQLRQQAKKEGVEPLRIAGARKILEGVTTLEEVLRVVPLN; the protein is encoded by the coding sequence ATGAAATTTGACTTTGAAATGGATACGGCATGGTGTCTAGACCAACTCTTTAAAGACGGTAAGATCAGTGAACGCGACCGGATGCTGGTACAAACCACTCATCGGCAACGTGAACAATTAAAATGGCACCCTTTAAAGTGGATTGCCAATTTTAATCTGGTCGATCAGTCCCATCCTCAAACAACGCTGACCCTGAACCGTTTATGTCAGTGGCTGGCAGAAAAAACCGGATTGATGTTCTATATCATTGATCCGCTCAAAGCTGATGTACAGGCATTGACCCATGTCATGTCGCAGGAATATTCACTGCGCAACCGTATTCTGGCGGTAGAAATTCAGGCAGACAAAGTTCTGATTGCTACAGATCAGCCTTATAAAACTGAATGGATATCGAATCTCGAGCAGAATATTGCACCAAAAAAAATACAACGGGTATTACTGAATCCAGAACAATTACAACGTTATATTACTGAATATTATCAGGTCAGTCGTGCAGTCAGTGGTTCACAAAAATCTTCCGCCTATGACCGGGAAAATAAGGGCGTCGAAGCCTTGCTACAGCTGGGTGACTCACAGAATCCGGATGCCAATGACCAGCATATTGTCAAACTGGTAGACTGGGTGTTGCAATTTGCCTTTGAGCAGGGCGCCAGTGATATTCACATGGAACCGCGTAAAGATACGGGTAAGATTCGTTTCCGGATTGATGGCGTACTGCATACGATTTACAACATGCCCGCCAATACATTGACCGCCGTCATTTCCCGGATCAAGATTCTGGGCCGGATGAACGTCGCGGAAAAACGTAAACCACAGGATGGCCGCCTGAAAACCCGTACACCAAAAGGACAGGAAACCGAATTGCGTTTGTCGACCTTGCCAACGGCATTCGGTGAAAAACTGGTGATGCGTATTTTCGATCCGGAAGTGCTGGTGAGAAGCTTCCAGCAACTCGGTTTTGAAGGTCATCTGCTCAATGACTGGAACAATCTGACCAGTCACAGTCACGGCATTATTCTGGTGACCGGTCCGACTGGTTCCGGTAAAACTACTACGCTTTATTCAACCTTGAAACAGCTGGCGACTGAACAGGTCAACGTCTGTACCATTGAAGACCCGATCGAGATGCTGGAACCTAGCTTTAACCAGATGCAGGTCAATAATGGTATCGATCTTGGTTTTGCTGACGGCGTGCGTGCATTGATGCGTCAGGACCCGGACATTATCATGGTCGGGGAAATTCGTGATCAGGATACTGCCAATATGGCGATTCAGGCAGCATTGACTGGTCATCTGGTTCTCTCAACTTTACATACCAATGATGCGCCGTCGAGTCTGACCCGTCTGCATGATCTGGGCGTACAGCCATTTTTGACAGCAGCAACCATCTTGGGTGTTCTGGCTCAACGTCTGGTGCGTAAACTCTGCCCACATTGCAAGCAGGAAAGCTTCCTGAATGAACAGGAATGGCAGCATCTGGCAGCCGATTATCCTTTGCCGCGACCGGAATTTGTCTTTAAGGCGGTGGGCTGCGAAGAATGCCGGCATACCGGCTATAAAGGCCGTATTGGGATTTATGAGTTTATGCCACTGAGTTTGACCACTAAACAGCTGATTGGTGCCGATGCTAATCTGAACCAGCTGCGTCAGCAGGCGAAAAAAGAAGGGGTAGAGCCGCTCAGAATTGCCGGGGCGCGCAAGATTCTGGAAGGTGTCACTACGCTTGAAGAAGTCCTGAGAGTCGTACCCTTAAATTAA
- a CDS encoding NirD/YgiW/YdeI family stress tolerance protein, producing MKMMINTVLAAALMGSIATATIASSDTAVNQAAFAKSTTVKQALAMKDDSKVQLKGYVVKAVGDEKYQFRDSTGTITVEIDDELWQGKPISAKTPVIITGEIDIDYKPAKRVEIEVDQVRF from the coding sequence ATGAAAATGATGATAAATACGGTTTTGGCAGCTGCATTGATGGGTTCTATCGCGACGGCTACGATAGCAAGCAGTGACACTGCTGTAAATCAGGCCGCTTTTGCTAAATCGACTACAGTCAAACAGGCACTGGCCATGAAAGATGACAGCAAAGTTCAGCTTAAAGGTTATGTCGTGAAAGCAGTCGGTGATGAAAAATACCAGTTCCGCGACAGTACAGGCACCATTACGGTTGAGATTGATGACGAACTTTGGCAAGGCAAACCGATTTCAGCCAAAACACCGGTAATCATCACAGGTGAAATCGACATTGATTATAAACCGGCAAAACGTGTTGAAATTGAGGTTGATCAGGTTCGCTTCTAA
- a CDS encoding response regulator transcription factor, translating to MRILLAEDDQSQADSIQTWLEMDGYVIDRVERGDHVILAIEQHQYDCILLDRGLPNATGDEILKSLRSQQQDTPVIFITAKDSIDDRVEGLDLGANDYLVKPFSLEELSARVRAQLRQKQKIPNHILHWQDLSLDTQAKTLTKEGQAMNLTAKEFQILYKLMQQPEHIVTREQLEESLYAWGDEIESNAIEVFIYQLRKKIGSQMIKTIRGLGYRMHKAEV from the coding sequence ATGCGTATTCTTTTGGCAGAAGATGATCAGTCTCAGGCAGACAGTATCCAGACCTGGCTGGAAATGGATGGTTATGTGATTGATCGGGTAGAGCGCGGTGATCATGTGATCCTGGCGATTGAGCAGCATCAATATGACTGCATTCTGCTGGATCGTGGCCTGCCGAATGCCACTGGAGACGAGATTCTGAAAAGTTTGCGCAGCCAACAGCAAGATACGCCAGTGATTTTTATTACAGCTAAAGACAGTATTGATGACCGCGTCGAGGGGTTGGATTTAGGCGCGAATGATTATCTGGTCAAACCTTTTAGTCTGGAAGAACTTTCGGCCCGAGTTCGTGCCCAACTCAGACAGAAGCAGAAAATACCGAATCATATCCTGCACTGGCAGGATCTCAGTCTGGACACTCAAGCCAAAACCCTGACTAAAGAAGGTCAAGCTATGAATCTGACTGCGAAGGAATTTCAGATTCTATATAAGTTGATGCAGCAGCCTGAACATATTGTCACCCGTGAACAGCTGGAAGAATCGCTGTATGCCTGGGGCGATGAAATTGAAAGTAATGCGATTGAAGTGTTTATCTATCAGCTGCGTAAAAAAATTGGCAGCCAGATGATTAAGACCATTCGCGGTCTGGGCTATCGCATGCATAAGGCTGAGGTATAA
- a CDS encoding sensor histidine kinase codes for MSAAISLQTKLIKHALFSSILAGILAWLLLLGISSYQASQLHDELMEQISELLLGDVTQAKDAQVDELSEQFDIQYALLLGQQVLTTSIDDELINTIPKAQNNGFQFAYKNGHFIRILTAEDDDLQVKIVQPLSVRFDELWQTTLGFAGILFTLWLVQWLILRVSVKRQLRPLNKISRAIGSKTAQDLSPIKTPDPEITELQPIIRQLNAMLGRLEKSLAAEQRFTADASHELRSPLSAIQMRLQVLKRKYQDDAQLPQALQLIQNDVNRGTQVLENLLLLARLDPERAGQLPTQTINLKNLVQEALQALQPFAEEKDIHWNLNLEDAVIEANPELIFSCIRNLVDNAIRYTPPQGQVEIRTVVEQHQIQLLIENSGEGITDDVLERLGERFYRALGTRTQGSGLGLSICQKIMALHAAKIDYAPSDLGGLKVLLSFKLE; via the coding sequence ATGTCAGCTGCTATTTCCTTGCAAACTAAACTGATCAAACATGCGCTGTTCAGTTCGATATTGGCTGGAATATTGGCCTGGCTGCTGTTATTGGGAATTTCCAGTTATCAAGCCAGTCAGCTGCATGATGAATTAATGGAGCAGATTTCTGAGTTACTGCTTGGCGATGTGACCCAGGCCAAAGACGCCCAGGTGGATGAACTCAGTGAACAGTTTGATATCCAGTATGCCTTGTTGCTGGGCCAGCAGGTACTGACTACTTCGATTGATGATGAATTAATTAATACCATTCCAAAAGCACAGAACAACGGCTTTCAGTTTGCTTATAAAAATGGTCATTTTATCCGGATACTGACTGCGGAAGATGACGACCTTCAGGTCAAAATCGTACAGCCACTTTCAGTACGTTTCGATGAACTCTGGCAAACTACTTTGGGCTTTGCCGGGATCTTATTCACTTTATGGCTAGTGCAATGGCTGATTCTAAGGGTCTCGGTCAAACGCCAGTTACGGCCATTAAACAAGATTTCGCGTGCCATTGGTTCCAAGACTGCTCAGGATCTGAGTCCTATTAAAACACCTGACCCTGAAATCACTGAACTGCAACCGATCATTCGTCAGCTGAATGCCATGCTCGGCCGGCTGGAGAAATCACTGGCTGCTGAACAGCGTTTTACTGCAGATGCTTCACATGAGCTGCGTTCGCCACTGTCTGCGATTCAAATGCGTCTACAGGTTTTAAAACGCAAATATCAAGATGATGCACAGCTCCCTCAGGCATTACAGTTGATTCAAAATGATGTCAACCGCGGTACGCAGGTGCTGGAGAATTTACTCTTGCTGGCACGACTCGATCCGGAGCGCGCAGGGCAATTACCAACGCAAACGATTAATCTTAAAAATCTGGTTCAGGAGGCTTTGCAGGCATTGCAGCCTTTTGCAGAAGAAAAAGACATTCATTGGAATCTAAACCTTGAGGATGCTGTGATCGAAGCGAATCCAGAGCTGATTTTTAGTTGTATTCGCAATCTGGTCGACAATGCTATTCGGTATACGCCGCCGCAGGGACAGGTCGAGATCCGAACGGTTGTTGAGCAGCATCAGATACAACTATTGATTGAAAACTCAGGAGAGGGGATTACTGATGATGTGCTGGAACGTTTAGGTGAACGTTTTTATCGGGCTTTGGGTACGCGAACTCAGGGTTCAGGTCTAGGTCTGTCCATTTGCCAGAAAATTATGGCACTGCATGCAGCTAAAATTGACTATGCGCCGTCGGATCTGGGCGGACTTAAAGTGTTATTGAGTTTTAAGCTTGAATAG
- the hemP gene encoding hemin uptake protein HemP, translated as MNAPFSLFTRNNDTHHALPMLHSNNLFALGREIRIMHAGEEYRLRLTRNNRLILTK; from the coding sequence ATGAACGCCCCATTTAGCCTATTTACCCGTAACAATGATACTCACCATGCCTTGCCAATGCTGCACTCCAACAATCTTTTTGCACTGGGTCGTGAAATCCGGATCATGCATGCCGGCGAAGAATACCGCTTGCGTCTGACCCGCAATAACCGTCTTATTCTGACCAAATAA
- a CDS encoding NUDIX domain-containing protein: MTKATIHVAIALLFYQNQVLVGWREAKQHQGNKYEFPGGKVEQGELLVETCRREVIEEVGVDIERWHASDFISHEYEDLIVNLHIFHASVQPAQLAEIKQPWRWYSREELGQLNFPKANQSMIQKLQWPQRIKIAEDLDILSSLDTDQMLYWRVEATPERIMQLQQYPVDQLSKLIINQQLWSQLNELQQQTIHTIHLKQTQLMDLKQGELKSGYRYLAACHDLSALMHAEQIGCEAALLSPVLATATHPDTPALGWEQFKQMAEQVQIPVFALGGMKADELEYAKSQHAYGIAGIRYI, from the coding sequence ATGACTAAAGCTACGATTCATGTCGCAATTGCGCTTTTATTTTATCAAAATCAGGTTCTCGTCGGCTGGCGTGAGGCCAAGCAGCATCAGGGCAATAAATATGAATTTCCAGGCGGAAAAGTTGAACAGGGTGAGTTGCTAGTCGAAACCTGTCGCCGCGAAGTGATTGAAGAGGTGGGCGTTGATATCGAACGCTGGCATGCTTCTGATTTTATCTCCCATGAATATGAAGATCTCATCGTCAATTTGCATATTTTCCATGCTTCAGTACAGCCTGCGCAACTGGCTGAAATCAAACAGCCTTGGCGCTGGTACAGCCGGGAAGAACTTGGCCAGTTGAATTTTCCGAAAGCCAATCAGTCCATGATTCAAAAGCTGCAATGGCCGCAGCGCATCAAGATTGCTGAAGATCTGGATATCTTATCAAGTCTAGATACAGATCAAATGTTGTATTGGCGCGTGGAAGCAACCCCTGAACGGATCATGCAATTACAGCAGTATCCGGTAGATCAACTCTCCAAGTTAATTATTAATCAGCAGCTTTGGTCACAACTGAATGAATTGCAGCAGCAGACGATTCATACGATTCATCTAAAACAGACTCAATTGATGGACTTGAAACAAGGTGAATTGAAATCTGGCTATCGTTATCTGGCAGCCTGTCATGACCTGAGTGCTTTAATGCATGCAGAACAGATCGGTTGTGAAGCAGCCTTGCTGAGTCCGGTACTGGCGACCGCAACGCATCCGGACACGCCTGCGCTAGGCTGGGAGCAATTCAAGCAAATGGCAGAGCAGGTACAGATTCCGGTTTTTGCTTTGGGTGGAATGAAGGCTGATGAGCTTGAGTATGCAAAAAGCCAGCACGCTTATGGCATTGCCGGCATCCGCTATATTTAA
- the mrcB gene encoding penicillin-binding protein 1B: MKSERGMGFLALIFSIIVISIFVAFSIYLIRLDNIVRDKFEGQRWDIPAKVFARPMEVYVNAPVSLQDFQQELKLLGYKNSDSYTKSGNFVTTGNTLYVHTRGFDFGDRVEPEQILKVSFSGEQIAEVSATKPSSSGIARLEPLLIGGIYPQHNEDRVLIKLNKVPKPLIEALIATEDRKFYEHHGVSPRGIARAVVSNITGGKRQGGSTLTQQLVKNFYLTPERTLKRKVNEAFMAMLIELHYDKNEILEAYLNEVNLGQNGNYSINGYGLASQFYFGLPLRELNISQQAFLVGLVQGPSLYNPWRNPESAKKRRDIVLNNMLVMGYLTQEQYEKETARPLNVISKPTLGPARFPDFLDIVRRQLRTDYQETDLTNQGLRIFTTLDPLAQTRIQDSFKETVARLSKSNPGRLKDLQGAVLVSHPENGELVAAVGSTQDFTGFNRAVDAKRQVGSLLKPVIYLSALESNRYHWASPIEDSEISIKSDGKTWTPKNYSGRGHGIIPMSQALSQSYNLSTVRLAQEFGLSNFINHLKKFGVTSDIPSYPSIYLGAVDMSPMEVMNIYGNFATGGFKYPTKAIRSVVDANGRSLDRYSLSVQPTIDPASAYALNYGLQQVMSNGTGRAAYNSLPRSLNLAGKSGTTNDSRDSWFAGYSGNYMTVVWLGLDDNKVTGLTGSSGALPVWTNVMKQLRQKPVNLPQPNEIEWHWLDRYTGLLSAQGCEGAMYIPISRHALPNQATACGISHYATEPYDIDSEPAPSDAEQDDMSRYIQESETEIERDLESETRIIASGSYSH, from the coding sequence ATGAAATCTGAACGTGGCATGGGGTTTCTTGCCTTAATTTTTTCTATTATTGTCATTTCTATCTTTGTAGCATTTAGTATCTATTTGATTAGATTAGACAATATTGTACGCGACAAGTTTGAAGGTCAGCGCTGGGATATTCCGGCCAAGGTCTTCGCACGTCCGATGGAAGTGTACGTGAATGCCCCAGTCAGCCTGCAGGATTTCCAACAAGAATTAAAATTACTCGGTTATAAAAATTCGGATAGTTATACTAAATCAGGCAACTTTGTCACCACGGGTAATACCCTGTATGTGCATACACGCGGCTTTGATTTTGGTGACCGGGTTGAACCGGAACAAATATTGAAAGTCAGTTTCAGCGGTGAACAGATTGCAGAAGTCAGCGCAACCAAACCGTCTTCAAGCGGGATTGCGCGTTTAGAACCTTTATTAATTGGTGGGATTTATCCGCAGCATAACGAAGACCGTGTGCTGATCAAGCTAAATAAAGTGCCTAAGCCCTTGATCGAAGCGCTGATCGCGACCGAAGACCGTAAGTTCTATGAGCATCATGGGGTTTCACCGCGTGGTATTGCACGTGCCGTAGTCAGCAATATTACCGGTGGTAAACGTCAAGGTGGCTCAACCTTGACCCAGCAGCTGGTCAAAAATTTCTATTTAACCCCGGAGCGCACCTTAAAACGTAAAGTAAATGAAGCCTTTATGGCGATGCTGATTGAATTGCATTATGACAAGAATGAAATTCTGGAAGCTTATTTAAATGAGGTGAATCTGGGCCAGAATGGTAACTATTCTATTAATGGTTATGGTCTGGCATCGCAGTTTTATTTTGGCCTGCCACTGCGTGAACTGAATATTTCCCAGCAAGCATTTTTGGTGGGTTTAGTCCAAGGCCCGAGTCTATACAATCCATGGCGCAATCCTGAAAGTGCAAAAAAACGTCGTGATATTGTCCTGAATAATATGTTGGTGATGGGCTATCTGACTCAGGAACAATATGAAAAAGAAACTGCACGTCCATTAAATGTCATTTCAAAACCGACTTTAGGCCCTGCCCGCTTCCCGGATTTTCTGGATATTGTACGTCGTCAATTACGCACAGATTATCAGGAAACCGATCTGACCAATCAGGGTCTGCGAATTTTCACTACTTTAGATCCTCTGGCCCAAACCAGAATTCAGGACAGCTTTAAAGAGACGGTGGCGCGTTTAAGCAAATCCAATCCGGGTCGCCTGAAAGATTTACAGGGTGCGGTATTGGTATCGCATCCGGAAAATGGTGAGCTGGTGGCCGCAGTAGGTTCTACTCAAGATTTTACCGGCTTTAACCGTGCAGTCGATGCCAAGCGTCAAGTCGGTTCCCTGCTAAAACCGGTGATCTACCTGAGTGCCCTGGAATCGAACCGTTATCACTGGGCAAGCCCAATTGAAGACAGTGAAATCAGCATCAAGAGTGATGGCAAAACCTGGACGCCGAAAAACTATAGTGGTCGCGGACATGGTATCATTCCAATGTCACAAGCCTTATCGCAATCTTATAACCTGTCCACTGTGCGTTTAGCACAAGAATTTGGTCTGTCCAACTTTATTAATCATCTGAAAAAATTTGGTGTGACCTCAGATATTCCATCTTATCCATCGATTTACTTGGGTGCGGTAGATATGTCCCCGATGGAAGTGATGAATATTTACGGCAACTTTGCTACAGGCGGCTTTAAATACCCAACCAAAGCCATCCGCTCTGTGGTGGATGCCAACGGCCGCTCTCTGGATCGTTATAGCCTGAGTGTACAACCGACCATTGATCCAGCTTCTGCTTATGCCCTGAATTATGGCTTACAACAGGTCATGTCGAATGGTACAGGTCGTGCAGCCTATAACAGCTTACCACGCAGTCTGAATCTTGCTGGTAAGTCAGGTACTACGAATGACAGCCGTGACTCATGGTTTGCCGGATACTCAGGTAATTATATGACCGTGGTTTGGCTCGGTCTGGATGACAACAAAGTCACTGGCTTAACCGGTTCTTCAGGTGCCCTGCCCGTTTGGACCAATGTCATGAAACAGTTGCGCCAGAAACCGGTGAATCTGCCACAGCCGAATGAAATCGAATGGCATTGGCTGGATCGTTATACTGGTTTATTGTCTGCACAAGGCTGTGAAGGCGCCATGTATATCCCGATTTCGCGTCATGCCCTGCCAAATCAGGCGACTGCCTGCGGCATCTCGCATTATGCGACGGAACCTTATGATATTGATTCAGAACCTGCGCCATCTGATGCTGAACAGGATGATATGAGTCGCTACATACAAGAAAGTGAAACAGAAATAGAACGCGATCTTGAGAGCGAAACCCGTATTATCGCCAGTGGAAGTTATAGCCATTAA
- a CDS encoding NAD(+) kinase, which yields MISRIRSGATTLVQISHKTFRNIGLIGRPDKSSVVETLCLIHDHLLNLGLHPVFDAATAELVPYQNTQTVSRALLGEVVDLVIVVGGDGSLLHAARALVKYNTPVIGVNRGRLGFLTDIKPTEVIFKLDQVLKGDFQTERRFLLEVEIRSKGEVIYDAIALNDVVLHSGKSVHMIDFELNIDGQYVYRQHSDGLIVSTPTGSTAYALSGGGPIVHPSMDAIALVPMHPHTLSSRPIVVGGHSEIKLLIRENRVLPMVSADGQHSVSLNVGDSVHIRKHPFKLNLLHPPGYDFYNACRTKLGWNQDFDYFKQD from the coding sequence ATGATAAGCAGGATTCGTAGCGGAGCGACGACACTGGTGCAAATTTCCCATAAGACCTTTCGAAATATCGGGTTAATAGGACGTCCTGATAAATCGTCGGTGGTTGAAACCTTATGCCTTATTCACGATCATCTTCTCAATTTAGGCCTACACCCAGTTTTTGATGCAGCGACAGCTGAACTTGTTCCCTATCAAAATACCCAAACCGTCAGTCGTGCCTTATTGGGTGAGGTAGTGGATCTGGTGATTGTCGTGGGCGGTGACGGCTCGCTATTACATGCAGCACGCGCCTTGGTCAAGTACAATACCCCGGTGATCGGGGTTAACCGTGGTCGTCTGGGTTTTTTAACGGATATCAAGCCGACTGAAGTGATATTCAAGCTGGATCAGGTATTAAAGGGTGACTTTCAGACTGAGCGACGCTTTTTACTCGAAGTCGAAATTCGCTCCAAAGGTGAAGTGATTTACGATGCCATTGCTCTAAATGATGTGGTGCTACATTCAGGGAAATCGGTACATATGATCGATTTTGAACTGAATATTGATGGACAATATGTCTATCGTCAGCACAGCGATGGCCTGATAGTCTCTACGCCGACTGGTTCTACGGCTTATGCGCTTTCTGGTGGTGGCCCGATTGTACATCCAAGTATGGATGCGATTGCCTTGGTACCGATGCATCCGCATACCTTGTCTTCACGCCCGATTGTGGTCGGTGGACATAGTGAAATTAAATTACTGATTCGTGAAAATCGCGTACTGCCGATGGTTAGTGCGGATGGACAACACAGTGTGTCTTTGAATGTGGGTGATAGCGTCCATATTCGCAAGCATCCCTTTAAACTGAATCTTCTGCATCCACCGGGTTATGACTTTTATAATGCCTGTCGAACCAAACTGGGGTGGAATCAGGACTTTGATTATTTTAAGCAGGATTAA
- a CDS encoding YeaC family protein — MNIEQMLAVLNPEIVERLRTAVEIGKWPNGVALTPEQRQTCMQAVYAWEMKNLPENERSGYIDRGTKEEGEECDDDHHNNEPEFKPIRFV, encoded by the coding sequence ATGAATATTGAACAAATGCTTGCCGTACTCAATCCTGAGATTGTTGAACGCCTAAGAACAGCAGTCGAAATTGGAAAGTGGCCAAACGGTGTAGCCTTGACACCAGAACAACGTCAGACCTGTATGCAGGCAGTGTATGCCTGGGAAATGAAAAACCTGCCTGAAAATGAGCGCAGCGGTTATATCGATCGCGGTACTAAAGAAGAGGGTGAAGAGTGTGATGATGATCATCACAATAATGAACCTGAATTCAAGCCGATTCGTTTTGTTTAA